In the genome of Astatotilapia calliptera chromosome 18, fAstCal1.2, whole genome shotgun sequence, the window CAGTTTGACTTGGTTTTGTGTCACTTTCAGTTGCTACTCGGTCCCAGGCTCGGCAGACGTGTATGTTTCAGGCTCCAGGTTCTGTTCAAGGACCAGTCTCAGCTATAGAATCCTTTTCAGCTAACCCAGAAACCATACATCCCGAGCCCCCACCATCACCAGTCCTCAAAAACTCTGGTTGGTTGTGATTTActtattcatttaaaacagaaaacaaaaagattttttaaaatgcataacgcattttaaaaaatcataacAGAGCCACATCCGTTTCATTTAACaacatgttgttgttggtgACCATGCCATATTCATTTGGTTATCTGCAGGGTACAAAGTCATATCATGTACctgttaaaatgtatttgaataAGTTTCTGAGTACTttaaatgtatgaagaaatattttggtcttttccttctgttaaatctgaattatatttgttttttgtcatctAGTAATTCCGAATCAGCAGCGTAAAAAGAATGATACACAACCAGCGACTTTGCAGCCTTTTGTTCCTGAGGCCATAAAGCAAAATGATGAACCTGAGAAAATGCCTCCTCCATCCACAGTTAAAGGTATGTAACCTTACCATTTTATTGGTATTAGGTGTTAacatctcatttatttatttatttcagtgtgtgtgtgtgtgtgtgtgtgtatatattcagtgtgtatattgtttgtttggtttttcacGTTTCAGGCAGGAGGAAATCTGTGGCTCCCGTGGAGTTGAACAAAGGCAATAAAAGGCTCTCTTGTGTTGTAAAGCCCCCAGATATGCAAACCAAGAGGGGAAAGGTGAAAGATTTCTTCaaccatttttattattattattattatttttttttttttatgtaaattgTTTTAAACATGAGCAAAACTACTCCTCATTTTGTTACAGtaccttttgtttgcttgtctttATAGTTTCTGGAAGGTTCCCGGCCCAACCAGAAGTTCTTTGAGATGATTCAGGATTTCAGAGCGACTTTGGAAATCACACCCTTATCAACTACTGAAACGGTAGGTTTGAACATGGACTTACAATGTTCCATCCAGAAAGTTTTATTGTAGCTTTGCAAACTGTAGCACAGTCATTTCTCTGCACATCTCTTGCCTTTTTTTAAGATTGAGCCCCaaaggatttgtgtgtgtgttcgcaaGCGGCCCTTTAACAAGCAGGGTAGGTCAGGAATAATTTGTAGATTCTCTATTCTATCATCTGAATATAAAGGAGTAATTGAGGGAGAGAAAACAGTTGCCATGTTTATACACTAACTCCGATACTCTTGTGTATTGTAGAGATTAATAAAAAGGAGATTGATGTGGTGTCTGTACCTGGGAAAGGTGCGTTACTGGTCCATGAGCCAAAACACAAGGTGGACCTCACCAAGTACTTGGACAATCAAGTCTTCCACTTTGACTACTCCTTTGATGAGACCGCCACCAATGAACTTGTCTACAAGTAACTACCTAATTTTTCCTTTAAGCCAACAGTGGCTCTGATTGTACATTTTCTAACTTAGCTTTTTCAACTGGGACATTAACCAGTACAATGGAGACTCGATGTATACTTTTATACATGCTGTAATTTTCCTGTTAATGTTATGATGACTAAAATTCTGATTTTCCTTTTAGGTTCACAGCTAAACCTTTAGTCCAGTCCATTTTTGAAGGTGGTATGGCAACATGTTTTGCCTATGGCCAGACAGGAAGTGGTAAGACTCATGTAAGTCTCCACTTGATCTAAgattttgagggttttttgttttgttttttttttttgttttttttggggggggggggggttgaagcacaattttgcaaatgtggaatttattcaaagtctttatttgtttttaagacaATGGGAGGTGATTTCACAGGAAAGCAGCAGAACAGTGCTAAAGGCATCTACGCATTAGCAGGTAGGACCTTAAATGAAACAACTGGATTTTGTacaaaaaacagactttgtCATAATTTGAGTCTATTCACTTCTAGCCCAGGATGTTTTTGCCTACCTCCACCACAGGAGGTATGCTAATTTGGATCTCTCTGCCTACGTCAGCTTCTTTGAGATTTACAACGGCAAGGTAGGAAGACGTGAAGGGAACACCCTTCACTCAGAAGATATCTATTGAATCCACGTGTTCAATTAATCCATATAGCAAACTagacctttatttatttttatttaggtgTATGACCTGCTGCATAAGAAGGCCAAGCTGCGTGTTTTGGAAGATGAACGACAACAGGTTCAGGTGGTCGGCCTCGAAGAGGTCTATGTGACCTCAGCAGAGGAGGTCATCAAGATGATACAGATTGGCAGTTCATGCAGGTAGTTTAGTATCAAGAATGTGTTTGATGTTTCcttgtgcatttttctttgtgGCTGAAAGGGCACAAAAACGTATTAATTACCCATTAGTGTACCGTAGGTAGGCAAACTCTAAGTTAGAATCTCACTGTCTTTTCCAGAACGTCGGGCCAAACCTCAGCCAATGCCAACTCATCCCGCTCTCATGCAATCCTTCAAATTGTTCTTCGGCGCAATGACCGTGCTACCACGCTGCACGGCAAGTTTTCACTGATCGATTTGGCTGGCAATGAGCGTGGTACAGATGTCAGCAGCAATGACCGGAGTACTTTAGTTGAGACTGCCGAGATCAACCGCAGCCTTCTGGCTCTCAAGGTAAGCGATGGCTGATTAAAAGGCAGAAGTACTCTGTTTTCTCTCCATTAAATATGTATGCACAGCAACTCAAAACGCTGTTGTTTCCTCTCTTGTATCCTGTAGGAGTGTATCCGTTCACTGGGAAAGAACAGTGATCACATTCCTTTCCGAATGAGCACTTTGACCAAAGTCCTCAGGGATTCTTTCATTGGAGAGAAGTCCAGGACCTGCATGGTATGTTACCACACCAAATTTGACTTCCTCTCAGCATTGGATATTTTGAAATCCACATCAAATAaaaatttttctttgtttcacagATTGCTATGGTGTCTCCAGGTATGACCTCATGTGAATATACAATGAACACATTGCGCTATGCTGACAGGTATGTATTTAGCATATGAAGCTCTGAATCTGtgggcttgttttttttttttctaatgggaATTCTCAGTCGCCTTATTGTATGATGAAGCTTGAAACATTTTCTGCAGAGTGAAGGAACTTAATGGCAATTCCAAAGCCAGTGAAGCACCTAAGACACAGGAGCCAATGAATAGCTCCTCAGAAGAGGTAAGCTTGCACAGCATGAATCCAGTTATAACCTGTGTGGAAGTTTCTCAGATTTAACTTGTCACTCTTTTTGTGATGTAGGAATCAGTTTTGGATACCGGTGTGTATGATGCCATATCTCAGGTGGCTGAGCTGGAGGAGAAAGTTTATTCAGAGCTCAAGGTAGAGTTTTCCTAACTTTGTATGTTTTTTCCCAGGATTCAAGTTacaatgtcattttatttttttaaattagtaatttcgcctattttttatttttttctactcaGAGGGGAGGTGACCTCGTACAAGAAATGGGCCAAATCTCATACAACATCGAGGAAGGACTCCCCAATCTGGTTGATCATTCCAAAAAGTTATTGGGTTTGTACCAACCAAAATATtgcttgatttgttttgttaatgTAATGTACTAAATCTGCTTGCTCATTACACAAAACTTTACCCCTTCTAACACAGCtccagccttttttcttttgtttgtttttttgttttaaataaaggtGTAGACTCTGTCTTAAAATTCtattctttttaatggccaccagggggcaatACCTAGGGCTTGTAAAAAGAATTTTGTTACTATAGAAAGAAAAACCGTTTCCAAATGTGACCTCTCTAAACACTTTCCTGCTGTATTTAGTCATTATTTTCAGGGTGAGATTGGGAGAAAAATGCATAGATGCCAAACAGTCATCTTGTTTTGTCAAAATTAAATGTATAGCCTGACAAAGGATTAAGAAAGGATTTACTTTGGTGTGCTTTACATTCATTTGTTTCATCCACAGAGACAGTGATGGCTTTGCAGTCTGCTGTGGATCAGGAGCGATCAGCGAGGCTGAATCACTAAATCAAGCAGAAAACCTTCTCTTCTGAGTAACGAGCTGTTTTAttagaaaattgtgttttgttcttaCTATATTTGTTTCATTGTATTAACTTCTGTGTattcaataaaatgtttttgaacactattcattaaatatgtgattttatattttagGCAGACAGCTCATTTCTAGTGCAGAATTGGATACATGTACATTAAAAAATCGAGACAAGTTTTGGAGGGCTCATTCTTGATGGAATTGGTCATTGAAGTTGTCTATGCACCTCATTAAATAAATTATACCACCACTAAGAATGCAGTATGATTTCTTTTCTGCATCATAGGTGAACATAGTTCACCTCTTTCAAAACTATGATTCAGATTTGAAATTTCAACAGAATTGATTTATTCTTGGTCAGATGTGGCTCtgtataaataattataaataattgAATGACTAAGTTGATggtttctggggtttttttgtttgttgtttttgttttttgtaaaagcaAATAGCTGCTATAGAATATTTTGCTTCTATTTGACTTGGCCCCTGTGAGGGAAGGCTAACTTAAAATCAATATAACATTTTGATGGCCCCTATCCTATAATGAGACTTTGATCTCAAAAGGGGGAATGATGGTGCACAATGACTCCATGAATTTTGCCAGTGTAAGTGTTGCTCCATATGGCCTTAGTAGGTATCCAATCAGCTGCAACACTATTATCAAAACACCCACTAAGGAAATATCccatctttaacctcctaggacctggcatccacatatgtggacatcacattttgggttatttagaccaaaatactcaattttgctttACAGGGGCCTGATTTCCACTTACAAGGTtatatactgctactgttctatcaaaattttaaacgaatatcctcatatggggctcttatttttcttaaaaataaggTAAAGAAAATGTGGTAATTCTTTGGTTTTACGTTCattgggccccaatatgcccaaatatcaaagagaaattaaaaatgcatgccgtagaagagttcgggtcttaggaggttaagatgGGGTGATCCatgttgttatattttattagCCCAAAGGCTCTGTCAATCAGTTGAACTGCCAGAGCGGGAGGTGGTGCTAAAGATGAAACCAGTACTAGTTAAAACCTGCGATTGGATGAAGAGGAAAAGGAGGGACCAACCAGAAGCGAAATGTACAGATTAACCTGCCTGCGTACGACGGGTTAAGGAAGAGACCGTCGAAGAGGATAGCCATGAAGTGGATACGGTTCTCGCTCCTGGTTTTGGGGGTGTTTTCCCTGTGCTGTGCCACGGCTGGTGACAGCAGCGgcataaagaaaatgaagatgCAGTTTGCCACTGGACCTCTTCTCAGGTTTCAAATCTGGTAAGCAAATGAGCCAAAAAACTGGCGAGTCATTGCACGCTAGCCCCCGGCTAACAGTGTCGCAGGCCTAAAATAAACGCTCGCCGATAGGAGGTTAATTTACCGGATGTTTGTTAGGAAATAACAACGCTCCGGGTTGTtcaaactgaataaataaacagttgTCAAAAGCTCTACTGAAATCATTTTCTGGAAGTCGAtaattttttgcacttttttcgtAAACATTTGGTGGAAAACATGGCTTCCACTTCCGCTGTTAAACCTTTAATAAACCGTCTACTGTGTGTAGGTTATGTTAATGTGTTATCATTGTTACGCTACGACGACAGGATTTTTCCCCCCCCAGATTACAGTAAAATAACTGGTCTGCAGTTATTGTTGGTAAATTTAACATATTGTTTTCGCTGATAGACTTGGAGATTTTAGGCAAATTAGTCCACTAACTATTCTAAATATTAACCTGACCAGGAGGCGGTGTGCTAACCTGAAAACTCTCACTTTGTTTGACGTTTGTGTACGaggaaagtatttttttaaggcCACGTTTGCAATGTAAATAAGCTAGTCACTAAAGCAAACACAGCCCACAAAGGTGAACATGCAGCTTTCATGTATGATAACGCGCTGCTGCCAAGTCACATATAAAACTTTTGAGTAAATGATCAACAGAGAAGTTTAAAATTCAAATCTTCGTGCTAAATCATCAACGTAACCTTTGTTAGCCTGTCCTGTTTTGACTTTAGACTGTGCTCGGCTTTCTAGCAGTGTCCTTGTTTCCCCCCACAGCATTTCCTGAGGATACAAGCGGGTGTTTGAGGAGTACACGCAGGCCTTGTACCAGCGGTACCCAGACATCCGCATTGAAGGGGAGAACTATCTTCCTGTTCCCATGTATCGGTAAGCGAGAGCGAAAGATTGCCTGCCTTGTTACAAGTGGATTACGTCGAGCCTTATTAAAGTGGGCTGAAAGCTCCCTGGGATTAGCCGTGATTTGTCTAAGGAAGTGAAATTCTCAAGCACGAACATATCTGGCCATGGATTGGTGTCTGGTAGTTTTGGTAGACACTGCTTAAACTGCTGtcctttttaaagatgttttgatCCAGTGTCCTAAAATCACTCCAATGAAGAAAATGTCTACAAATCAAATCGAAATGTCAGCAATAGATAAATTGTTAGATGAACTGGGCTAATTTTACTCCAGCTTACTTCATTTTGCATTCCCAAGTTTTAAAGATGTTAAATGGGTACTCTCCGCAGGAAATCCAAACAACTGTGATGCATTCCTTAATTGCTTAAATTTTCAGGCCATGGGGCTGAAGTTGCATACCTTCCTTGGTGTATACAGTACAGGCATGGATGTGATGGTTTCAGCTaaagtatttaaatgtaaattaagtGGAATGTCATActattttagtgttttagttttatttgtcacattttaagTTAATGCAGGGTCAGCATTACAGATAAATTTGTTTCACAAGATATAACAGGTCAAAAAGCTACAGACATAGAAGTTTAAAAactataaagatttaaaaaaaaaaaaagaaacaaaagaaagaaacaacataAATGAAGTCAGAAATCTTCTGAAATGTAAATGGGTGGGTGGGGacatgcacttttttttccttcagtttttaaaaatgtatagctTTGTTATGGTGTAGGATTATATGACATACGTAATGGTCTATTAGGTATTAGTTAATAGTAATGTAGCCTTAACTTGGGAGGGTAATGAAAAATCTGTTCCAAATGACCAAATCCACCACTTCCCATATTTCTTATAGCCCTTTTCCACTCGTACCTACTAAGATTAGCTCGCCATGGCTCAACTCATTTTCAAGGACTTTCCATTGGGTTGTAGTACCAAGTACTTTGGTACctaagccccttttccattagtacctactggCCATGGATTACCACACCTAGACTTGGATCAACTGGTTTTCTATTACAAAGCAGTGGTACCTAACACACGTGACTGTCGTCatagctagggatgggtatcgaaaaccggttcttgttgagaaccggttcccactgtttaaATTCCTTGgagttgtttgccattttttttaaacgattcccttatcgattccagtcgccccgaatgacgtcaccacgttgcggagcgtcatttacctggcaggaaacatggcggctcaaacgctcaaaagtttgattatactttatgagaacagatgacaacagggcaacttgcaatacttgcaaagtagacatttcatttaagggaggaaacactacgaatatggaaaagctcacaaaacacgcgataaccttaaatgaatgtcgtgtttttaattccgcttcggacccagcagcagcggtaacgtttgcacgtcctctcccgttaatgtggcaggtaaataatcaactaacagtgcatattatgttagcgcgatctgccttattacaaaacctgccattactgcgCATTTAGGTGatcatgatgagagagacagacagacagtctggctcagatgctggcagttctcgctgcagtctaccgttaacatctcctttcaggccaggatagacgaatgtcacagAGCAGTGGCTAAgattgtggtaaaaggcttgcacccatttgccacagcagatggtaagtgaatgtgtttaattgtaggcaggaacattactggatattcttgtgtaattgctacagaataatttgttatactttgttattgctacagaagaatatttattttattattttacttttttttttttactttttttttttatgtcctggggaccctgtgacaccccattgaagagccgtaggctggatctcttaagatgtcactgttgggtttgtaaggccatgttactcctaaatttttatcttgttcaaagagaagatataaaaagtTCTAAGCTattcgaccttagtgttctccttttttttttttttttaaaaagaatcgaatcgttaaacagaatcgaaaatggaatcgaaatcgtgaaaatcttatcaatacccatccctagtcatagCACCACGTCTGAGCATCCCACGATGTGAACGCTAGACTCTGGAAACACAGCGTTGTTTTTGTAGCAGTTTCTCTCATTTCCagattttgatttttgtgaacgAGATAAGTGATGCTACTGACCAGCAAATCGGTGGCATGGAGtctgatgatgtcacattttagtacctgctcggaTCGCTTAGACCCCTGGTCAAGTATTTACTAAAAAAAGTACCAGGCACTATGACAGGCGTAAATGCATAGTAACTAAAACcagcatattaatgatcaaggaactgacctaaCAGCCCATTATTCaatcagtgggctggtttcagttataATGCAATGCAatgcactgtttataaggttggggaaacctgcagtcagctgagactgaagaagtcacttggatgagtgatgaaatgtttctcccactgaaaacactacatccagatgaacagaatcaactttttgggatttacttacctggatgattgagactTGCATCAGAACATTAGGTATTTAGCTAAACCAACAAGTCCATCTGTACAACAATCAGCACTGTGACTTATGATAATAAAGTTCAAAAGAGAACTTATAAATAACACATGAAATCTTTCTCATTGTATTCTAGTTGCTATGGAacagtttctttgtgtttaccGTTTTAGATGGACTATAACTTGGTTTCTGAATAATTAGTCTGTGGCATTTTGAGGAATCATTGCCTGGAGAATTGGATTGTATTTGTATTACATGTGAGATGTATTTGTGTAGCAGTCCCAGGTGTTGTAGTTAAGGTGTGGTGTTACTGAGACTCTTAGGTATTTTTCTGGGCTTCTAATGAATACACACGAGAAAAGCTGTGCAAAAGAAATGGAGATGGTATCAAGCCCCCTCAGAGTCTTTAACCATTGTTTTCAATGTCTCACAATGTAAAACTAAAGATTTTGGAGAGATTTTACTTCAGTAACAAGCTCTGTCTGCTTTATGCTATCACGTATAAGAGCTGTATTCAAATCCATatctaaacatatttttgttttgtttccacagACACGTTGCTTCCTTCCTGTCTGTTTTCAAACTGCTGGTGATTGGGCTGATTATCATCGGCAGGGACCCATTCGCTCTCTTTGGTATGCAAGCCCCCGGAATGTGGGAATGGGGCCAAGGAAATAAGGTAAGGTTTCCTGGAATCAAAACTGTGTCCTTATGGGAACGTTTTTACTGTAGTGTTTTTATGTGTAACAGCGTGTTAGACGGCAGACTCCGGCTTTTCAGTAGATGGAGCTGCACGTTGTTTTGGCAAGTTATTGCAGATAGCACAGGCGTGGGTAGCATGTAGAAATGAAGAAAGGTGGGCTCTAGTTTCCGTTTACTTACAGGCTGCCAAGTACAACTAAAACCCGCAGGATTTCATTAGCTCTTCATTTGGTGGCTTCTGGTTGTTTTGTTAAGTATTGTTTGGCTTGGATTTGTTATCCCCAGGGTTAGAGACCTGGCAAATCCCAAAAGCCTTCCTGCAATAATGGTCGTTCTTGCATTTTAACAGAAGGctgaaaaagattaaaaactatttttgtgCCATTGAAACCCAAGCGCATAACAGCAACTCTTGCCTTTAAATACACAATAAAGACTTATTCATTTTGGTTTGGGCTGGTTTTGCTAGTGaatttgttcttttaaaattgCTTCTAAGCCACATATGTTTGATAACAAAGACTATCTTAAGTTTTTCTTCCACTGAGTATGTGTTTGATTTTAAAGCTGCTTTTGGTATATGCATGGAATCCTTTCGCATGATATTTAACATGAATCTAGACTGCTATCACTAAATCAGCTGGCTTGAGAGCAGAAATCTGGTTTTAATGACTGTGCCAGGCCCTGTCATTTGTTGTTGTGTAATCCTACTGCACTGTAATCTCATCAGCCAATATGGGGAGAGCTGCTCAAGAGTGTGCGTCAAAAACAGGCATGCACAACTCTGTCAGTCCCTGTCATGCGAACTGCAGACGggtaacaaataaaacaaaacttagaCCTGCAGTAAAGTCTTAACGGCATAACTGCAGGAGCCCATATGTTACTtggatttaaaatgtatttattttgagaaATAGCCATATACTTCACAATGTTAACATATTGGCAAGTGTTACTCCACTGAGAGTGACTACTGAATTGCACTAacgcagcggtccccaaccct includes:
- the selenot1a gene encoding thioredoxin reductase-like selenoprotein T1a, with the translated sequence MKWIRFSLLVLGVFSLCCATAGDSSGIKKMKMQFATGPLLRFQICISUGYKRVFEEYTQALYQRYPDIRIEGENYLPVPMYRHVASFLSVFKLLVIGLIIIGRDPFALFGMQAPGMWEWGQGNKIYACMMVFFLSNMIENQLMSTGAFEITLNDVPVWSKLESGHLPSMQQLVQILDNEMKMNVHMNARHHHHS
- the kif2c gene encoding kinesin-like protein KIF2C isoform X1 — encoded protein: MENSLSRLLVGLSVQISRSDGRVHSATVKSVDKSTVMVEWHERNMCRGKGIDLSELCILNPEVLDPINSITSSTPDPPTRVPEKKYEGRLRSSRIPAPASSSTTAVTRTEESVATRSQARQTCMFQAPGSVQGPVSAIESFSANPETIHPEPPPSPVLKNSVIPNQQRKKNDTQPATLQPFVPEAIKQNDEPEKMPPPSTVKGRRKSVAPVELNKGNKRLSCVVKPPDMQTKRGKFLEGSRPNQKFFEMIQDFRATLEITPLSTTETIEPQRICVCVRKRPFNKQEINKKEIDVVSVPGKGALLVHEPKHKVDLTKYLDNQVFHFDYSFDETATNELVYKFTAKPLVQSIFEGGMATCFAYGQTGSGKTHTMGGDFTGKQQNSAKGIYALAAQDVFAYLHHRRYANLDLSAYVSFFEIYNGKVYDLLHKKAKLRVLEDERQQVQVVGLEEVYVTSAEEVIKMIQIGSSCRTSGQTSANANSSRSHAILQIVLRRNDRATTLHGKFSLIDLAGNERGTDVSSNDRSTLVETAEINRSLLALKECIRSLGKNSDHIPFRMSTLTKVLRDSFIGEKSRTCMIAMVSPGMTSCEYTMNTLRYADRVKELNGNSKASEAPKTQEPMNSSSEEESVLDTGVYDAISQVAELEEKVYSELKRGGDLVQEMGQISYNIEEGLPNLVDHSKKLLETVMALQSAVDQERSARLNH
- the kif2c gene encoding kinesin-like protein KIF2C isoform X2, translating into MENSLSRLLVGLSVQISRSDGRVHSATVKSVDKSTVMVEWHERNMCRGKGIDLSELCILNPEVLDPINSITSSTPDPPTRVPEKKYEGRLRSSRIPAPASFATRSQARQTCMFQAPGSVQGPVSAIESFSANPETIHPEPPPSPVLKNSVIPNQQRKKNDTQPATLQPFVPEAIKQNDEPEKMPPPSTVKGRRKSVAPVELNKGNKRLSCVVKPPDMQTKRGKFLEGSRPNQKFFEMIQDFRATLEITPLSTTETIEPQRICVCVRKRPFNKQEINKKEIDVVSVPGKGALLVHEPKHKVDLTKYLDNQVFHFDYSFDETATNELVYKFTAKPLVQSIFEGGMATCFAYGQTGSGKTHTMGGDFTGKQQNSAKGIYALAAQDVFAYLHHRRYANLDLSAYVSFFEIYNGKVYDLLHKKAKLRVLEDERQQVQVVGLEEVYVTSAEEVIKMIQIGSSCRTSGQTSANANSSRSHAILQIVLRRNDRATTLHGKFSLIDLAGNERGTDVSSNDRSTLVETAEINRSLLALKECIRSLGKNSDHIPFRMSTLTKVLRDSFIGEKSRTCMIAMVSPGMTSCEYTMNTLRYADRVKELNGNSKASEAPKTQEPMNSSSEEESVLDTGVYDAISQVAELEEKVYSELKRGGDLVQEMGQISYNIEEGLPNLVDHSKKLLETVMALQSAVDQERSARLNH